From the genome of Schaalia odontolytica:
GTCGCTCGGTCGCCGTTTGAGCTTAAATATGGCGGTGCCCTCGTCGTCGCGTCTCGTGCGGAGGCTGTCGAGAAATTTCGTGAGTGGATCAGGCACACGGCAGAGGGTCGGTTCGTCGCTGGGTGTGCGGCGCGGAACCTCTGGGGCCTCGATCTCGCGTGCTGGTGTCCAGCTGATCAGCCGTGTCATGCGGATGTCCTCTTGGAGATCGCGAACCCGCGCGGTGCGAGGGAGTTCGAGAACCCGTATTACCGCAGGTGGGATCGAGACGAGGCCGCAGAATGACGACTATCGGCAGTCTCTTTACTGGCTACGGCGGTCTAGATATGGCAGTCCGCATGGCGCTTGATCCGGATGCGCGCGTCGCATGGACGAGCGATGTAGAGCCGGGGCCGTGCAGGCTGGCTGAGGTGCGCTGGTCTGGTGTCCCGAATCTCGGTGACATCACGCAGGTCGATTGGTCGGATGTTGAGCCGGTAGACATTATCTGCGGTGGATCGCCCTGTCAGGATCTGAGCCTCGCGGGTAGGCGCGCTGGCATGGCCTCGGGGACGAGGTCGGGCCTGTGGGAGTCGATGTTCGAGGCAATCAAGACGATGCGTCCGCGTCTGGTGATTTGGGAGAACGTGAGAGGAGCGCTGACAAGTGGAGCGTTCAGTCTGGTGGAACAAGAATCGCGACTGCTGGGAGACGGAGCAGATGGACCTGCTCTCAGGGCGGCAGGCCGTGTGGTCGGAGACTTGGCCGGCCTCGGGTATGACGCGCAATGGTGTGTTGTACGAGCTTCCGACGTCGGCGCCCCTCACCAGCGAGAGCGGCTGTTCCTTGTTGGCAACCCCGCAGGCGAACCTTGGCAGCTGCGGGGGCTCACAGCCTCCACAGAAGCGCAGGGAGGGCGGGCACTCCGTGAGTCTCGCGGATCAGATCGAGCACCTGGTGCCCTGATTCCGACGCCGACCGCGTCGGACCACAAGGCAGGCCGTCATCAGGAGGGAACGGGCATGAGTCTGTCGCAGGCAGTACAGATGCTGCCGACCCCGGTCGCGCAGCCCTCGGGCAACTCGCCCGAGGCACACCTGCGTAAGAAGCCAGGCCGCGCGCAGGTCACCGACCTAGCGATCCTCGTCGAGAACGGCCTGCTGGCAACGGGAGGTCTCCTACCGACACCGCAGGCGACGAACGCGACGGCATCCTCGACCGGCTACGGATCGAACCTGCACGAGGTGGCGAGAGGGATGAAGCCCGGCATCTTCGGCGTCTATGGGCAAGCGATTGCCAGGTGGGAGCAGGTGCTCGGACGTGAGGCTCCAGCTCCGACTGTCCCGCCGACACGCGAGGGGGGGCGAGCACGCCTCTCAACGAAGTTCGTCGAGTGGCTCATGGGTTTGCCCGAGGGGCATGTGACCGGCGAGGATCTCGGGCTGACGCGGGAGCAGCAGCTCCGTCTCCTCGGAAATGGGGTCGTCCCGCAGCAGGGCGCCGCCGCTATCTACCAGCTCACCAAGATCACCATTGAGGAGGCAGCATGACCGGCATCGACCCACTGAAGGACATCCCAGGTGTCGAGGAGTTTCAGGAGCGCGCGATCGTCCGCGCGGTCCGGCTGACTCGTGAGAACGCGGAGGCGATCGCCCGCCGCGCGCGCAAGCGTTGTGGCTTCACGCCGGACGGGCGGGTGATGCTCGTCGAGCACACCTACACGATCTGGGCGCTTGAGGGGGACATGATCGTCGCTCGCCCGGGCAGTATGCGTCTGTCGAACCGCATCCCGGAGGACTTCATAGCCTGGTACACGAAGCCGGGCGAGCAGCTGACTGAGGAGGATCTCGGATGAGCGCGCAGCTGGTGTGGGAGTCGCGCGTCTTGCCGCTGACGCGCAGCAAGCTCATCACCGCAAACGACAAATTGCACTGGGCCGCACGCGCGCGGCTCACGAAGCAGATCCGCCAGTGGGGCTATCTGCTCGGTCGCGAGGGTGAGGGGGTCGCGCGTCTCAGGCTGACGCACGCTCGAGTGGAGGTTGAGTTCGCGTATCCGGATCGTCGCCGCCGCGACCGTAGCAACCTCGCGCCGACCGTGAAAGCACTCATGGACGGTCTCATCGATGCCGGGCTGCTGCCTGATGACGCGGACCGCTTCCTCGACGGCCCGCACACGGTCATCGCGGAGCGCCTGGCGGGCAAGCACCTGAACATCCCGATGTACGAGGTCCGCATCCGCGTGTACGCGGACACAGATAAGAAAGAGAGCAAGTAATGGCCGGAGAAACCGTCATCACTGTCATCGGTAACCTGACCGCTGACCCCGAACTGCGTTGGACGCAGTCTGGCGCCGCAGTCGCAGACTTCACCGTCGCGTCGACCCCGAGAACCTACGACCGTAACGCCGGCGAATGGCGCGACGGCGACACCCTCTTCATACGCTGCTCCGTGTGGCGCGAAACCGCTGAGAACGTCGCCGAGTCGCTGCGCAAGGGTATGCGCGTCATCGTTCAGGGTCGCCTCACCCAGCGCTCGTATGACACCCAGCAGGGCGAGCGCCGCACGGTAGTTGAGCTGCAGGTCGACGAGGTCGGCCCCTCCCTGCGCCGCGCACGCGCACAGGTCACCCGTGTTCAGGCACAGGCCGCGAGCGCACCGTCCGCGAGCGCGTCGGCCTCTGGCGGTGCGGCTGGGTGGGGGCAGGAGACTCCGCAGCATGACCCGTGGGGTGAGCCTGGCGGGTCGGCGTTCGGGTCTGAGCCGCCGTTCTGATGGAGCGGTACTGCCCGGACTGCGGCGAGGTTCTCGCTGCAGGGCACGCGCGCTGTAGGCCGTGCTTCCGCAGGTTTGAGGCTGAGTATCAGAGGAAAACCGAGAGGGACTGGATGCGGCGCAACTTCCCGGAGTTCCGGCCCCGGGACTTGTTCCCGGAGGACGGCTGGGAGCAGACGGAGATCAAGACAACAAGTATGAAGGAGGGCGAGTAATGGCCTGGGTCAGAGTGGGCGACGAAGCACTGAGCCACCCGAAGCTCATGAGCTTGTACGACGTGGAGGGCGCCGAGGACATCTCGATCGTCGAAATGTTCGGCTTCCTCATGGCACTCGCGACCTACTCGGCCAAGCACCTAACAGACGGAATCATCGAGAGAGGTGCGGCGTTCCGCGACGGCGATCGTTCGCGGAGTGCGCACCTGATTGATGTGGCGGTCGGCGCCGGGCTGCTCACGTGGGTTGAAGTGGAGGGCAAGCGGAAGCTGCGCCTGTTCACGGACGAGGAGTTTATCCACGTCCAGCCGCGCGAGGAGGTCATGCGTCGCCGTGCGCGGTCGCGGGAGAATCGCGACCCGAACAAGAAAGCTGCTGTGATTTTCCGCGACGGCGACCAGTGCCGTTACTGCGGGAAGGTCGTGCGGTGGACCGGCCCGACAGGTTACAACCTCGGCACGCTCGATCACATTGACCCGGACTCGCTGGGGGACGCCCCGGTCGATGGTCTCGTGGTCGCCTGTCATGAGTGCAACTCCTCGCGCGGGCACGCGCGGGAGGCGTTCGATGCGGCCTCGCCACTGCGTCCCGTCCCGGCCACGCCCTATTACGGAGTGTGGTCGGCAGAATTCCTCACCAGGTACGGATATGAAGCCGCGCCGTCCGTGGATCCGGGCACGCCCGTTGACCCCGCCTCAGAGCCGCCCGCGAGGGGCGTGCTCCCGGGCCGAGGGTCCGGAGCGCCTGTTGACCCCGGGCGCGGCTCCAGCGGCCACGCTGAGGCCGCTGTGCGTGACCCCGGCACACCTGAGCGGTGTGCGTCCGAGGGTCCGCGTATTCGACCTAGTTCGGACTCAAGTCCGAACCCTGGTCCGACGTCGAAGGGTATCAAGGCGAATACTCTCGGGTCGGGTAGGGACGGGACGGGACGGGCAGGCCAGGGAAGGGCAGGCACGGGCCAGGCAGGGAAGGGCCAGGCCGGGCACCCGCGAACACCTCAGCAGAAGCAGACAAGCAAGCGGAACCGTAGAAGGAGAAGAAGGTAATGAGCCAGGAAGAAGAGCTGAGGGGCAAGGTAGAAGATGCCCTCTCAGCACTAGTGCAGGCAGGACACGGAGCCCAGGCATTAACTGGGGCCTGGGTGGTCTGTGCTGAGGTCATGGTCCCCGGCAAAGAAGAGGTCACCGTCTTTATGCACGACGGGGGCGGCTCGATGCTCGCGCGGCGTGGCCTCATCGAGTCTGTGCGCGATCAGCTCGCATCATGGGTGGAGGGATACGATGACTGAGCATGACGACCGCCGGGTTTGCCCGGTGACGGGTGAGCCTCTCCTCGACGGAGAGTACCTGTCTCGCGGCGGCGCTGCCCGCGTCCGTGTGGCGACCGCGTCGATGCCAGGACTCATGAGCGACCTCGCCTATGCTGCGTCGCACGGCGTGCGCACGGGTGAGCAGGTCGGCGGCGCTGGTGTCCCATCGTCGAGGGCTCCTCTCAACCTCGCGCTCATGATCGAGGTTGACGAGATGTGCGACTCGATCCTGACGTGGGCGACGCTGCTCCTCTCGCACGTGATGGGTCCGTCCTACTGGGTGCGCCCCGGCGATTGGTGGATGGTCGCGCGCGTATTCGACCTGCACGAGGACAAGCTCCGCAGGTGGTCGGAAGCCGAGCAGTGCGCAGACGAAGTTCTGTACTCGGTCGCGCGCCTTGAGCGTCTCGCCTCCCCCGGCAGACAGCGCCTCGTCTACGTCGGCTCGTGCAGCCAGTGCGACGCTGATCTTCTCGTCCGCGACCCAGATGAGGAGGCGACGACTTGCCGGGAGTGCGGAGCGGTCGAGCAGATCGGCGAAGCCTGGGAGCGACTCCTCTCGAAAGCTCGTGAGTCTCTGCTGCCGCGCTCGCGGGCGACCCGCGTCGCGGAGATCCTGGCTGGCACGCAGATCAAGGATCCGACTGTCCGGAAGTGGACGCAGCGGGGGCAGCTGGCGCCCCGGGCGAGGAGGGGCGGGGATCGCCTCTACCGGGTCGGGGATATTGAGAGGCTGGCGACACGCAGAATGTAGGCGCGTGTCGCTTGCGATAGGGCTTGTCACGGCGTATTCTCCTAGTGTGGCCCTGAGCGTAAGCGAGGGGCTTCTGCTTTAACGGCAATCCGCGCACTTGTACTGACCCCCGCTCCTATCGGCCCCGGTGGAGCGGGGGTCAGTGCATACGGACTGAGGGGGCGGGCATGGCATGGGAGACATCGGACCGCGCCGTCCGTCTGCCTGATGACTGGGCCGAGCGGCGCGCCTTCGTGCGTGACCGCGCAGCCGGCAGGTGCGAAGCGATGCTGCACGACGGCACGCGATGCCCAGCTGCAGGGACAGACTGCGATCACATCGAGCCAGGTGACGATCACCGAGCGGTGAACCTCCAGTGGCTTTGCCGTTGGCATCACAAACGTAAGACGCAGCAGGAAGCTGCTGCGGCGCTCGCTGCTGAGCGGAAGAAAAACCAGCCGCGAAAGCGTAAGCATCCCGGCCTCATCGACTGACCCACCCACCGGGGACCCCCTCCCCCACACGCTGCACCCACCGTCAAGAGCTGTCGATCTAAGTTTGTACGGGTCTGGGGATTTTGCGAGGGGCACTTTTCGTTGATGTGCCGCGCGAAACAGCGCATCGGAGGGTGGGTGCTCTGAGGATGGTCAGAGGGGCAGGAGTGCCCCGTGCTGGTACACATTGCCGGTAATGGTGATGTATCGGCCTGTCGAGTAAAACTCGATCCGCTGGCCCTTCCACTCGCGCTTGAAGCCGCGGCGTGGAGCTGCGGTGCCCCAGATGTGCAAGCCGCGCCCTGACGGCGAGATCTCGACGTAGGAGCCCTCGTAGTACGCGAGGAGCGTGCGAGTAGCCTCGTTCGGGATGCCGTTCTCGTCGAGGCAGGCGTCCAGGTCGATACAGCCGACGCCGTCGCCGAGGACGAAGCCGAGGGGCGCGCCGGTCGCGCTCGCGGCCTCATACGTGCTCCAGGTCGTCGGATCGGTGACGGACGCCCACGCGCCCGTGCGAGCGCACAGGGGGCGCTTGTTGATGTGGTTGACCCAGCGGGCGCGGGTGGTCAGCTCGACGGGGAGGCCGGCGGCTTCGTCGGCTCGGGTCGAGCGGTGATGAGCGACTCGGCAGCGTGTCGAGCAAAAGCGCGCGTCGGCTCGCGCCCAGGCTTTGAGCTGGTGGCCGCATTGTTCGCACGTTTTCATGTCTCTTATTGTAACGCTTATTTCGTTGATATTCCGCAGAATGGCTGGGGGTGATCTGTGTGGCTGGTCGCGGTCCTGCGCCGAAGCCGGAAGGCTCGCGCGCTCGTCGGAATAAGGATCCGCAGGTGCTCCGGATCATCACTGCGCAGCCGGTCGAGCAGCCGGCGCTTCCGACTATCGAGCAGGTCGTCGTCGATGAGTTCGGCGTGCCGAAGAAGAAGCGCTTCAATTGGCCGACGATCACGAAGCGCTGGTGGAAGATGTGGGGCGAGTCGCCGCTATCTGCCGAGTACACCGAAACCGACTGGGCGTTCCTCATGGACACGGCTTATCTACATGCCCTGTATTGGAAGGGCGACTTCAAGGTCGCAGCAGAGCTTCGTCTGCGCGTCGCTAAGTTCGGTGCAACGCCCGAGGACCGCGCGCGACTGCGGATCCAGTTCGCCGTCGCGGACGGCCTGGAAGATGACGGCCCATCCGCTGAGGCATCGCCGGTCTCATCGAGGTCGAGGAGGCGAAAGACAGTCCTCAAGGCGGTGCAGTAATGCCCTGGCAGCCAATCGACGAAGAGGACGAGTTTCCCACGCTCGGCTATGACGTCGCCGACTGGATGACCGCGTTCCTGCTGACGCCGGACAAGGACGAGATGATCCCGTTCGTGCCGACGCAGGAGCAGCTCGACTTCCTCGTCCATGTGTACGAGCTGGACCCGCAGACAGGGCGCCGACTCAAGCAGCGCGCCGTCCTCTCGCGCCCCCGTGGCTGGGGCAAGTCCCCGTTCCTCGCAGCGATCTGCTGCGCCGAAGCGATGGGGCCTGTCCTGTGCGACGGGTGGGATGCGGAAGGCCAGCCGGTCGGTGTACCGTGGTCGACGCGGCGAACGCCGCTCGTGCAGGTCACGGCAACGACGGACGATCAGACGGCGAACACATGGGATCCGCTCCTGGAGATGCTTCGCGGCTCGCCAGCTGAGGACGAGTACGGCATCGACCCGATGGATAGCTTCGTCGCTCTGCGGCGTGGGCGTATCGAGAAGCGCACGTCCTCGGCAACCTCCGTCAAGGGCGCGAAAGCAGTTATGGCCGTGATGGACCAGACGGAGACTTGGCTACCCGGAAACGGCGGGCCGAAGCTCGCAAAGACGCTACGGTCCAACGCGGACAAGCTCGGCGGTTTGACGATCGAGACACCGAACGCCTTCACGATCGGCGAGCGGTCGGTCGCAGAGAACACGGCACGGTTCTATGAGCTGGTGAAGGCCGGGAAGGTCAAGAAGGAAGCCTCACGAGGTCTCTACTACGACCACCGGCAGGCGCCGCTCGACACGGACATCACGGACCGGGAATCTCTCATCGAGGGCCTGCGGATCGCCTACGGCGACTCGGCTCGGGATCCGCGCGGCTGCGCGATCCACGATCCAGAGTGCGAGCCCGGCTGGGTGGACCTCGAGCGCATCGCAGATTCGTTCTGGCACCCGGATAACGATCCGGCGGACATGTGCGCCGACTTCCTCAACCAGATCAACAGCGCGTCCGACGCCTGGCTCACAATGCCGGAGCTTCGCGCGATCGAGGACCACGGTAAGACGATCTCGTCAACAGAGCCGATCACGCTAGGTTTCGACGGGTCGGAAGGACGCAAGATCGGCATCGCCGACGCGACCGTCCTGATCGGCTACTCGATCACGCAGAAGCATCTGTTCAAGGTGGGTATCTGGACGCAGCCGGACGGCCCTGCGGGTGAGGGGTGGCAACCGCCGCGCCTGGAGATCGAGCAGACCGTGCGCGACGCTTTCGAGCGATACAACGTCGTCGGCTTCTACGCCGACCCGTCGGCAGGTTGGGCGCAAGACGTTAAGACCTGGGAGGCGAAGTATTCGCGCCGACTGCGGGCAAAGATCAGCGCTGCGGAGCCGATCCGCTATCCGCAGCGCAACGTCTCTCAGACGTGCGAGAACTTCGCGCAGCTGCTCTCAGCGATCCACCAAGGACTCATCACCTACGACGGAGACCCGACGATGACCGCGCACTTCCTCAACGCGAGGAAGTCACCGAGACAGGCCGGATACGTGCTCGTCAAGCCCGCCGACGATCAGGACTACTCCAAGATCGACGCGACCTGGGGCGCGATGTTCGCCTATAAGGCTGGCCTTGACGCGGTCGGTAAGGGCGCGGCCAGGCCGACGGCACGCCGCGCTCCGCGACGACTCTACTAACAAACGCACTGGGGAAGGAGGCCCCACCTCATGACCAAGACCCCCGAGGAGTGGCTCTCCTACCTCACCGCAAAGATGGACAAGGAGTGCACCAGGACAGACCTGCTGCGCTCCTACACCAACGGCACAAGTCCCCTACCGGAGATGGGGCCGAACCTGGCGAAAGCCTGGATCAAGTTCCAGCGCCGCGCGCGCACGAGCCCCGGAAAGCTCGTCGTCGCCGCGCTCGTTGACCGACTCATCCCGAACGGCGTGACAGTCGGCGCGAGCGACAAGACGCCGGCAGCGCTGGCAGCAGCCAGGATCTGGCGAGACAACCGCCTCAAGGTCGCGTTCTCCGACGCGATCTGGGACGCCGCGACCCTCGGACGCGGATACCTCCTCGTCACCCAAGACGAGGACGGGCACGCCTGCGTGACCTACGAACGGCCTGAGCACATGTACGTGGAGCCGGATCCGGTCCGGCCCTGGCGTGCGCTCGCGGCTGTGAAGGTCTGGCGCGACTCCGCGGCGGGCATCGATCATCTGGTGATGTGGACGCCAGGGAAGCGCACCTCGTTCTCTCGCTCTGCCTACAGCGACTCGAAGGCCCTGATCTCGACGGTCTCCTCTGGGTGGCGGCAGGACGAGGGCGGCGAGCAGGCGTTCGAGGGCGCACCGCCCGTCGTCGTCCTGGAGAACCGTTTCGGCGAGGGTGAGTTCGAGAACGTCCTCGACCTGATCGACCGAATCAACTGGCAGACGCTGCAGCGTCTCGTCATTATCTCGATGCAGGCTTTCCGGCAGCGTGCGCTCAAGAGCGCCGAAGGGTCGGCGGGCCTGCCCGCTGAGGACGAGGCCGGGAACGAGATCGACTACCAGAAGGTGTTCGAGCCGTCGCCCGCCGCCCTCTGGGAGCTGCCTCCCGGCGTCGAAATATGGGAGTCCTCCCAGACGCAGATCACCGAGATCCTCAACGCCACGAAGGACGACTGGCGAGAGCTAGCGGTCGAGACCTCGACCCCGCTGTCGATCATGCTGCCCGACTCGGCAAACCAGTCAGCCTCGGGCGCCGAGCAGCCACAGAAGGCGCTCCTGTCCAAGGCTGAGGACCGGATCGAGCGATTCAAGCCGGCACTGGCCTACCTCATGGTTCGCGCGCTCGCGGTCGAGGGCATCGACCTTGACGAGACTGAAACCGTCGAGGTGTTGTTCGTGCCTCCGCACGCCGTTTCCCTCACGGAGAAGTACGCCGCAGCCGTGCAGGCCCGCAACGCTGGCGAAGCGTTGGAGACGATCCAGCGGAATATCCTCGGCTACTCGCCGGAACAGATCGCGCAGGACAAGCAGCGCCGGGCAGAAGAGCAGCTGGCTCTCGCGTTCGCCCTGCAGGACAACCCCAAGCCGACCGATGAGGCGCAGCCTCCGGTCACGGGGGGGGATCCGTCTGAACTGAAAACCAAGTTCGACGCGCTCGGTACCGCGATCCGCGCGGGCGTTGCCCCGCAGTCAGCGGCTCAGGTCGTCGGCCTCGACGGAATCAAGTTCACAGGCGCAGTGCCCGTCGCCCTGCGTCTGCCTGAGACGCAGTCAGCAGACCTTGAGGAGAAGCGAGCATGACGGACCTGGACGACCTCACGAGTGTCTACAGTTCCCAGGTCCACGCCGTGCGAACACAGATCACGAAGTTCGGCGAGGCCTACTGGGACTCCATGCCGAACTACCGGGCGAGCGCCGTCGAGGAGATGATCGACGCGCTCGTCCCCAGGGTCACCGCCGGTCAGCTCCGCATCGCGGATCTGACACGCGCCTACCTCGCGCGCTGCGCCCACGAGCTCGGCTGGAAGCTCGTCGTCCCACAGCTCGACAAGGCTGACATTCTCGGCGCTCGCGGCGTCGATCCCCGGACGGTGTACCGCCGCCCTGCGGTCGACGTGTACAAAGCACTGTCTGACGGGAAGCCTGTAGAGCAGGCGGTCTCTGAGGGGCGCTTGCGTTTGACTCAGCTGATCGGCGGCGACGCTCAGCTCGCGAAGGTACACGCATCCCGCCAAGTGATGCGCGCCTACCCGGACACGGGCTCGTATTACCGGCGAGTGCTCACGGGCCGCGAGAACTGCGGCCTCTGCGTCGTCGCTTCGACGCAGCGCTACTACAAGGAAGATCTGCTCCCGATCCATCCGGGATGCGATTGCGACGTGCAGCCGCTGCCGCCCGGAGCGGCAGGCCAGCAGGTCATCGACGAGGACCGCCTGGAGCAGGTCCACAAGATCGCTGCCGAACGGCTCGGCGAAGCCGACCGAGGAGGCAGAACGCCCGACTACCGGAAGCTAATCCGAGTCGAGGCGCACGGGGAGTACGGCGCCACTTTGACGTGGGCAGAGCCGAAAGCCCCGAAGCAAAGCGGCACAGCGGATAAGGCGTAACGCCTAAACGCACCGCCGCGCAATCAAGCCCCGCCGAGGCCGCAACGGCGCTCGCGGGGGAGGCTACCCGAAACGGGAGGACTGATCGACCATGAAGATTCACCTACACGAGCGCCCGCATCTGCGCTTCGCTGATTCCGTGGAAGCGCCTGCGGGCGGGGAAGCGGATGAGGCTCAGGTCTCGGAGGCTGCTGCCGAAACGGAGCAGGCGAAGGACTGGGAAGCCGAAGCGAAGAGGTGGAAGGCGCTCTCACGCCAGAACGAAGCGCGCGCGAAGGAAAACGCCGAGAAAGCTCGCTTGTTCGACGAGCACGAGGAGCAGGGCAAGACGGAGCTGCAGAAGGCTCTCGATAAGGCTGCGCAGGCTGAGGCCCGCGTGAAGGCCCTCGAAGTCCAGGCAGCGCGCGCTCAGGTCGCCGCGGCGAAGGGCGTGGACATGGAACTGCTGTCCGGCTCGACTCTGGAGGAGCTGGAAGCGTCTGCGGATCGTCTGCTGGCGTGGCGAGGAGCGCAGATCCCGAAGGGCGCCCCGGCGTCCGACGCGGGACATCGAGGTGAAGAGATCAGGTCGAGCAAGCAGCTCACACGCGAGGACCTCAAGACCATGAGTGCCGAGCAGATTAACCAGGCCCGTCGAGCGGGCCAACTCAACGACGTGATGGGCCTCGCCTGACAGCGAGCCCGCGAAAGGAGCCACAATGGCTAACACGAACTTCATCCCCGAAGTCTGGTCGGCCTCCATCCTGGAGAGCTTCCGTAACCAGGCTGTCCTGACCGGCCTGACGAACCGCGAGTACGAGGGCGCACTGACCTCCGGATCGAAGATCCACATCGCCGGCATCGTCGACGTCAAGGTCAAGGACTACAAGACCGGCGTCCTCCCCGCCGCGTCCGGCGGCGGCAAGCAGCCGCGCACGACCGCGCCCGACACGGTCGCCGACACGGGTATCGAGCTGGTCATCGATCAGGAGAAGTCCTTCGACTTCCTCGTCGATGACATCGACCGCGCACAGGCGAACAAGAGCTTCGACAAGTACACCGAGTCCGCCGGTATCGGCCTGGTCGAGGACGCGGAAGCCTTCCTCACCGGCCTGCTGTCCACGCAGGGCACGGCGGCAACGGGCATCGCAAACCCCACGGACTGGGCCTCTGCCTACAACGTCGCGCTGGCCCTGCGAGGCAAGCTCACCGACGCAAAGGTGCCGCAGGCAGGTCGCGTCCTGCTCGTGAACGCGAAGTTCGAGAACTTCCTGCTCTCCGACGGCTCGAAGCTCACGGCCTTCGACAAGGCCAACACGACCGACGGTCTGCGAGAAGCGATCATCGGTCGCCTCCTCGGCTTCGACGTCGTTGTCTCCCCGTGGATGGACAACACCAAGCCTATGGCGATCGGCCTGCACAAGCCCTCGGTTGCCTACGTCTCTCAGATCTCCAAGGTCGAGAGCATGCGCGCCGAGAACACCTTCGCCGACCGCGTCCGTGGCCTCCACGTGTACGGCGGCAAGGTGCTGCGCCCGACCGCCGTTCAGGTCTTTAAGGGGGTCTGATGCTCGTCCGTGGAACCAACGGCCTTGAGATCGAGGTCGAGGATCAGGTCGCAACCGCGATGATCGCCGCCGGCATCGTCGAGGCTGTCACAGACGGCACCGAGCCTGTCGAGGACATCGAGGCCGTCGAGGACGTCGAGGATCCGGAGCCCGCTCCGGCCAAGACCAAGAAGTAGGAGGAGAG
Proteins encoded in this window:
- a CDS encoding single-stranded DNA-binding protein — protein: MAGETVITVIGNLTADPELRWTQSGAAVADFTVASTPRTYDRNAGEWRDGDTLFIRCSVWRETAENVAESLRKGMRVIVQGRLTQRSYDTQQGERRTVVELQVDEVGPSLRRARAQVTRVQAQAASAPSASASASGGAAGWGQETPQHDPWGEPGGSAFGSEPPF
- a CDS encoding HNH endonuclease, producing MAWVRVGDEALSHPKLMSLYDVEGAEDISIVEMFGFLMALATYSAKHLTDGIIERGAAFRDGDRSRSAHLIDVAVGAGLLTWVEVEGKRKLRLFTDEEFIHVQPREEVMRRRARSRENRDPNKKAAVIFRDGDQCRYCGKVVRWTGPTGYNLGTLDHIDPDSLGDAPVDGLVVACHECNSSRGHAREAFDAASPLRPVPATPYYGVWSAEFLTRYGYEAAPSVDPGTPVDPASEPPARGVLPGRGSGAPVDPGRGSSGHAEAAVRDPGTPERCASEGPRIRPSSDSSPNPGPTSKGIKANTLGSGRDGTGRAGQGRAGTGQAGKGQAGHPRTPQQKQTSKRNRRRRRR
- a CDS encoding DUF4326 domain-containing protein — encoded protein: MRLPIRIQRRRARGWKMPAHTKYVGRGSLYGNPFWVARSPFELKYGGALVVASRAEAVEKFREWIRHTAEGRFVAGCAARNLWGLDLACWCPADQPCHADVLLEIANPRGAREFENPYYRRWDRDEAAE
- a CDS encoding HNH endonuclease, which codes for MAWETSDRAVRLPDDWAERRAFVRDRAAGRCEAMLHDGTRCPAAGTDCDHIEPGDDHRAVNLQWLCRWHHKRKTQQEAAAALAAERKKNQPRKRKHPGLID
- a CDS encoding helix-turn-helix domain-containing protein; translation: MTEHDDRRVCPVTGEPLLDGEYLSRGGAARVRVATASMPGLMSDLAYAASHGVRTGEQVGGAGVPSSRAPLNLALMIEVDEMCDSILTWATLLLSHVMGPSYWVRPGDWWMVARVFDLHEDKLRRWSEAEQCADEVLYSVARLERLASPGRQRLVYVGSCSQCDADLLVRDPDEEATTCRECGAVEQIGEAWERLLSKARESLLPRSRATRVAEILAGTQIKDPTVRKWTQRGQLAPRARRGGDRLYRVGDIERLATRRM
- a CDS encoding P22 phage major capsid protein family protein, with the translated sequence MANTNFIPEVWSASILESFRNQAVLTGLTNREYEGALTSGSKIHIAGIVDVKVKDYKTGVLPAASGGGKQPRTTAPDTVADTGIELVIDQEKSFDFLVDDIDRAQANKSFDKYTESAGIGLVEDAEAFLTGLLSTQGTAATGIANPTDWASAYNVALALRGKLTDAKVPQAGRVLLVNAKFENFLLSDGSKLTAFDKANTTDGLREAIIGRLLGFDVVVSPWMDNTKPMAIGLHKPSVAYVSQISKVESMRAENTFADRVRGLHVYGGKVLRPTAVQVFKGV
- a CDS encoding phage portal protein, whose protein sequence is MTKTPEEWLSYLTAKMDKECTRTDLLRSYTNGTSPLPEMGPNLAKAWIKFQRRARTSPGKLVVAALVDRLIPNGVTVGASDKTPAALAAARIWRDNRLKVAFSDAIWDAATLGRGYLLVTQDEDGHACVTYERPEHMYVEPDPVRPWRALAAVKVWRDSAAGIDHLVMWTPGKRTSFSRSAYSDSKALISTVSSGWRQDEGGEQAFEGAPPVVVLENRFGEGEFENVLDLIDRINWQTLQRLVIISMQAFRQRALKSAEGSAGLPAEDEAGNEIDYQKVFEPSPAALWELPPGVEIWESSQTQITEILNATKDDWRELAVETSTPLSIMLPDSANQSASGAEQPQKALLSKAEDRIERFKPALAYLMVRALAVEGIDLDETETVEVLFVPPHAVSLTEKYAAAVQARNAGEALETIQRNILGYSPEQIAQDKQRRAEEQLALAFALQDNPKPTDEAQPPVTGGDPSELKTKFDALGTAIRAGVAPQSAAQVVGLDGIKFTGAVPVALRLPETQSADLEEKRA